A stretch of the Salmo salar chromosome ssa20, Ssal_v3.1, whole genome shotgun sequence genome encodes the following:
- the ccser1 gene encoding serine-rich coiled-coil domain-containing protein 1 isoform X3 — protein MGESGSRRSTLVSRLPIFRRSVSKRQESLPSSPSSAGVGNGVHTSSPSSTNSSNSSTGKRRSLFRTPSISFSSKRNSEPPRIQTPPLDPAQDTNSSQNNPPLGFQDGAVLPRAKTRHSFGFGGHRQKKITRSQTEDFEKVTSTVNRNVFINCISSGTNEGDDSGYLDDFSGDSKRSYRQKKPLLPKSFSAHHRFSKNSEQCKPPVVSVVPPTSGGTPGSWPGELLGESSLQSPILSEDRTTALTPSEFNVPITEDSVSEVDVLPAPSLAATPDNFSHVISTSQVFFTPAQAATDKPLLPDTSTANTTECETAVPVTEPETAATPPMPPQQQTQSQEEKEEGEEEKEDVMMVEEVRPAQTDTSESEAGPVRSKGYHSNPEQSERRSRNTVLIQEPGKGACCGRHEPRSCHLRKPHTGYFVLVITLSMCSSSASPYHEVMRMERRLRSSSEGAGGPRGLHLNLKEPHCTAEGSVLLKQRTNSSSSKLGSLDVLNNLGSSELDEDDLMLDLDLSDDQRQRHVFREDSSQSLASCLNLMHSPLEPNVDRIPGREPRDTTTIHREPCRPTTLLPANWCLGREDEAPGLEALPLRLMQQDCTSVKTLLLRLRRTLLESTDTSPASSLHSLPISPCSEKSLPLKEPGREEVLLLQLREKDELIFRLQAELESAKAALKPTCQKPDRTTQTDPPGPE, from the exons ATGGGCGAATCAGGGTCGCGCCGCTCCACGCTCGTCTCCAGGCTGCCCATCTTCAGGCGGAGCGTAAGTAAGAGGCAGGAATCGTTGCCCTCCTCCCCATCCTCGGCCGGCGTGGGCAATGGCGTTCACACCTCGTCCCCCTCCAGCACCAACTCCAGCAACAGCAGCACGGGAAAGCGCCGCAGCCTGTTCCGCACGCCCTCCATCAGCTTCAGCAGCAAGAGGAACAGTGAGCCGCCACGCATCCAGACCCCTCCTCTGGACCCAGCCCAGGACACCAACAGCAGCCAGAACAACCCTCCGCTGggcttccaagatggcgctgtGCTTCCACGGGCCAAGACGCGCCACTCCTTTGGCTTTGGGGGCCACCGGCAGAAAAAGATCACCCGCTCGCAGACTGAAGACTTTGAGAAGGTGACCTCCACGGTCAATAGGAACGTGTTCATCAACTGCATCAGCTCAGGTACCAACGAGGGCGATGACTCAGGGTATCTGGATGACTTCAGTGGCGACAGCAAGCGCTCGTACAGGCAGAAGAAACCGCTGCTGCCCAAGTCCTTCTCTGCCCACCACCGCTTCTCCAAGAACTCTGAGCAGTGCAAGCCCCCGGTGGTGAGTGTAGTGCCCCCGACGTCAGGGGGTACCCCGGGTTCATGGCCGGGCGAGCTGCTGGGGGAGAGCTCCCTGCAGTCGCCCATTTTGTCTGAGGACCGCACCACAGCCCTCACCCCCTCCGAGTTTAATGTCCCCATCACAGAGGACTCTGTGTCCGAGGTGGACGTGCTGCCTGCCCCCAGCCTCGCCGCCACGCCAGACAACTTCAGCCATGTCATCTCTACCTCCCAGGTGTTCTTCACGCCTGCCCAAGCTGCCACAGACAAGCCCCTACTGCCAGACACCAGCACCGCCAACACCACAGAGTGTGAGACTGCAGTCCCTGTCACAGAACCAGAAACAGCTGCAACACCACCAATGCCACCGCAACAACAAACACAATCAcaggaagagaaggaagaaggggaagaggagaaggaggatgtTATGATGGTGGAGGAGGTCAGACCAGCGCAGACAGATACTAGTGAGAGCGAGGCAGGCCCAGTGCGTAGTAAAGGCTACCATTCCAATCCAGAGCAGTCTGAGAGGAGGTCCAGGAACACAGTGCTCATCCAGGAACCAGGCAAGGGAGCGTGCTGCGGTAGACATGAACCCAGGTCATGCCACCTGAGGAAACCCCACACAG GTTACTTTGTATTGGTGATAACAC TGTCCATGTGCAGCAGCAGCGCCAGCCCCTACCACGAGGTGATGCGCATGGAGCGCCGGCTACGTTCCTCCTCGGAGGGCGCCGGGGGGCCACGGGGGCTCCACCTCAACCTCAAAGAGCCCCATTGCACTGCCGAGGGGAGCGTGCTGCTGAAACAGAGGACCAACTCGTCGTCCTCCAAGCTTGGCAGCCTT GATGTACTCAACAATCTGGGCTCGTCTGAGCTGGATGAGGATGACTTGATGTTGGACCTGGACCTCTCTGATGACCAACGCCAGCGTCACG TATTCCGAGAGGACTCCAGCCAGTCCCTAGCCTCCTGCCTGAACCTGATGCACTCCCCACTGGAACCCAATGTAGACAGGATCCCTGGCAGGGAGCCCAGAGACACCACCACTATCCACAG GGAGCCTTGCCGGCCGACCACCCTGCTGCCGGCTAACTGGTGCCTGGGCCGGGAGGATGAGGCCCCGGGGCTGGAGGCACTACCCCTCAGGCTGATGCAGCAGGACTGCACTTCCGTCAAGACCCTGCTGCTGCGCCTCCGGAGGACCCTGCtggag agCACTGACACAAGTCCTGCAAGCAGCCTCCATTCTCTCCCCATCAGCCCCTGTAGTGAGAAGTCACTGCCCCTAAAG